The DNA sequence GGGGGGGGGGGGGCACGGTGGGGGGCTGGGCGTCGCGCATGCCTTTCGCCACTGACACTTGACGTATTCCTTCGATGGAGCCGCGAACACCCCCGACCCAAGAAGCAAAGCCGAGGCGGCAACGACGGTCGCGATGAAACCGAGACGCGCGTAGGCGCGTGAGCGCGAGGTAGACATGATGAATCCCCCAAAAGGCGCTCACTTCACGCGCGTCCGGTGCACGACGTGGCGCCCACCTCTTCCGATACCGCCTCAATCGACGCGCCACTGACCGAAACGAATGGTCACTCCGGGTGGTTTCGGATAGTCCTTTTGCGGCGGTGCTCCGAAGAGGTCGCCCTAGACTGAGCGCTCGCGTCGATCAGGAGGAGAAGCCATGGCGAAGGTCGGAGTCCTCGGCACGGGGATCGTTGGTCGCACGCTCGCGGAGAAGATCGCGGGCCTCGGCCATGAGGTCGTCGTCGGCACGCGCGACCCGGAAGCGCTCATGACGCGCACCGAGCCCGGCGCCCGCGGCCTCGAGCCCGCCTCCTCATGGCTTGGCGCGAATCCCGGCGTCCGGCTCGCCACGTTCTCGGATTCCGCGGCCCACGGCGATGTCCTCTTCAACGCGACATCGGGTGGGGCCGCCCTCGAAGCGCTCGGCGCTGCCGGCGCCGCGAACCTCGCGGGCAGGGTGCTGATCGACATCACCAACCCGCTCGACTTCTCGAAAGGGATGCCCCCGACGCTGCTCGTTTCGAACACCGATTCCATGGCCGAACAGATCCAGCGGAAGTTCGCCGACGCGAAAGTGGTCAAGGCGCTCAACATCGTGAGCGCGCCGGTGATGGTCGATCCGGCCGCGGTCGGCGGAGGCGACCACGACATGCTGATCTGCGGCAACGACGACGGCGCCAAAGCCGAAGTCACACGCATCCTGAAGGAGTGGTTCGGCTGGCGCTCGGTGATCGACCTCGGAGACATCACGGGCGCGCGCGGGCTCGAGATGTACCTCCCGCTCTGGGTTCGCGTGATGATGAGTCAGGGGAGCGTGGGGTTCAACATCAAGATCGTGAAGTAGGAGTTACCAACCTCGATACGGCTCCTTCCGGCGTTCGACCTGATTCCAGTAGTCGCGGTGATCGACGATGAGCCCGTCGGTGTCGAAGCGCAGGATCGGGGCCCGGTCCGGCTCGCGGAAGATGAGCGCGCGATAAAGCGCCCTCTCGGCGTAAAAAGACACGATCGCCTCGACGTCGCGTTCGTGCCACGCACGCGTCCACGTCCTCGCCCAGTTGGCTGCAACGCGCCCGGCATCCACGGCCTGATTCAAGGCTGAGCACGCTTCGCGAACGGCTCCGTCGCCGCACGGGAAATATGCGCGACCGAAAGGACGTACAATGCTTTTACTGATTCCGGAGCGAGGATGCGACTTGAGAGACGCCGAAGCTCCAAGCTCCGAGCCCATTCAAGAAGACATCGATCTCGACCTCGACGATGCGGTGCTGATCGCCGACGTCGACGAGCCGATCGACCCACATGAAGCGGCGGAGTTGGCACGAGCGGCCGCGAACGTCGTGGGTCTCGGCGAGATCGACACCCTCGGGGCTTACTTGCGTGGGATCGGACGCTTCACGCTGCTGACCGCCGAGCGAGAGGTGGAGCTCGCGAAGCAGATCGAAGCCGGGGAGCTCGCCGATAAGCGACTGATCGGCCCGAAGAGCCAGGCGCTCTCGAAGCGTCGCAAGGATGAGCAGTTACGCCGCGAGGGCGAGCGGGCCAGGGACGAGATGATCCAGGCCAACCTCCGGCTCGTCGTTTCGATGGCGCGAAAGTACCGATGGACCGGCGTTCCGCTTCTCGACCTGATCCAAGAGGGCAACATCGGCCTCATGCGCGGCGTCGGCAAGTTCGACTGGCGCAAAGGCTTCAAGTTCTCGACGTACGCGACATGGTGGATCCGCCAGGCGATCCAACGCGGTGTCGCCGATCGCGGCCGGGTCATCCGGCTGCCGGTCCACATCCACGAGCTCCTGTTGCGGGTCGGGCGTACCCGGGTCCAGCAGAAGGGCGAGCTCGGGAGGGAGCCGACCGACGAGGAGGTTGCGAAGTCGGCCTGGTTGCCGGTCGATCGCGTGCGCGAGCTGCGTGGCCTGGCGGCCCACGTCCTCTCGCTCGAGACCCCGGTGGGAACGGATGGCGATGCCACGCTCGGCGAGTTCGTTCCCGACGAAGAGGCCGGCCGGGGCTACGACGACGTCTTGTCGGGCATCGGCCGGGACGAGGTCCTCAAGGTTCTGGCCACGCTCAATGACCGAGAACGACGGATCGTTGCCTTGCGCTTCGGGTTGACCGGAGAGGAGCCGCTGACGCTAGAACAGGTCGGACAGCTCTTCGGGCTGACCCGGGAGCGCATCCGCCAGTTGGAGGCGAAGGCGCTGGCGAAACTGCGCCATCCCTCGCGTTCGGCAGCCTTGCGCGTCGAGACCGAGTGACACATGAGCCGAGGCCTGCGATGCTAGGGTCTCTTTCTCCTGAGGAGGGAGATCCTTTTGGCGAAGCAGAAGCATGACAGCGGCCGCAAGAAGCAGGACCAGCGCCGCGCGAAGCAAAAGGCAGAGCAGAGTGGGAAGCGCGGCGGCAAAGGGTCGTTCGGCAAGCGCGGCGGTGGCGGCGGCAAAGGCAAACGGTAGCCGCCCCGGACGTGGATACGAGTGACCTCGTTCAGCGACGATCGTGGAGGTCGGCATGGGGACGAAGGACAAGGGCAGCAGCGCCAAGGACAAGAAGCAGAAGCCGAAGCGAAGCCTCAAGGAGAAACGCGCCGCGAAGAAGGCCAAGAAGGGCAAGTAGCTTCGGGGTTAGCCCGATCTATCGGGGGTCATCTCCGGCCGAAGGCTCGAGCTTCTTCAGCAGGCGATGGCTGGCGAGGACCGCGTCCGCCACGTCGACGACTTTGCGCTGCGTCCGACGCGCCTCCTCGCGCAGCATGTTGAACGCCCCTTGCTCGTCGACGCCGTGCCGCTCCATCAGGACGCCCTTGGCCCGCTCGGTAACGGCGCGGCGCCCGAACGCGCCTTCCAGATCGTGATACTCCGAGAACCGTCGTAGGACGATGTCGATCGAGCTCTGCAGAGCGGACGAATCTCCTCCGCCGGTCAAGTAGGCGAAGATACCCTGCGATGCGGCCTGCCGTATGAAGTCCTCGTTCTGCACGTCGAGCACGGCGATCACGGGACAGGCCGCTTCACGGACGATCCTGCCGATCATCTCGAGAGCTTGATCCGACCCTTCCTGGACGATCATGATCGCGACGTCCGGCCGTTCGGCCGCGGTAACTGCGGCGACGTTCGAAAGCGAAGCGGTACGAGCGATCACATCGTGGCCGAGCTCGGCCACGGTTCGAGCGAGGCGGTCGCGGAGCGCCTCGTCTCCGTCGGCGATCAACACTCTGAGAGTCGGCATGAATCGGTCACCGTTCGATCTAGCAAGGCTTTTTCCCAGTTTACATGCGACCGAACCAGGAACCGGGCCATTGACTATGACCGGCCGGCAGCCTATGGTGGAGTCCGACGGCCGAATACCCGCCGTCGTCATGTCGCGGCCCCGACCTCCGGTCGCAAGCCCCGAAGCAGCACGATCGGGGTTCCTGCGAGAGAAGAGGCCGCAATGTCTTCCACAACGCTGCTCGTTCTTACTACCGAGCGCCGGAACGGCGTCGCCGTGATCTCCTTCGAAGGGGACATCGACATAGCCTCCGTCGATCGCCTCGAGGAAGAGCTTGTCGCCGTGGAGCGGAACGAGACGATCGGCATCGTGCTCGACTTCGCCCGGCTGGAATTCATCGACTCCACAGGGCTGCACTGGATCGACCGAGCTCACCGGCGTGCGGCGCTCGCCGGACGGATCCTCGCCGTCTCCAACGACTCCAGCGCCATCAAGAGAACCTTCGAGCTCGTCGGGATGGGTTCGCTTCTGAATACCCAAGCCGTCGGAGGCCTCCTCGAGCGATTCTCCTCGGCAGGAGAGATCGATGATCCTCTCCTGCCGTCCGCTCGAGGCGGCAACCATGCTTGACTGGCGGGTTATCGAGGTCGAGAACGAACTTCGATTCCGAAACGCGAACGAAGCCATCGAGATGGCCAGCGACGAACGCGGCCACCAGGCGATGGAGGTCTACATCTGCGAATGCAGCGATGCCGGCTGCACCGCACCGATCAGTCTGACGCGTATCGAATACGAAGGCATCCGCGCACACGGCTCCTGGTTCGCCATCGCTACGGATCACGAGAACCCCGAGATCGATCACGTTCTCGAAGAGAACGTCCGGTTCTCGACCATCGCCAAGCTTCCCGGAGATCCCGCGCGACTCGCCGAGTTCAAGAATCCACGCCGTTGGGTTCCTGCGTGGAACCACTGACGATCGAACGCGTGCCCGACCGGAAGAATCGTATGCCTACCCTGCTTCGCGGGGCGATCGCACTCGGCGCGCTGGCCATCGTCGGATTCTTGATCTTGCCGAGGCTCGGAGATGCCGGGAGGGCCTTCGCGTTGCTCGACCGCATCAGCCCCGGGTACATCGCGTTCGGGATCGCACTCGAAGTAGCCGCCGTCATCGCCTTCGCGCAGCTCACGCGGAGCCTACTACCGAGGGAAAAGACGCCGCGTCTGGGTGCGACGTTGCGCATGAACCTCTCGACGCTCGCGGTGAACCGCGTGGTCCCGGGCGGGACGGTTGCCGGGTGGGCACTCAGCTACCGTCTGCTGACGCGGATGGGCATCACGGGCACCGACGCCGGCTTCGCCCTTGCGGCGCGAGGGATCGGGTCCACCGTGATCCTCAACCTTCTGCTCTGGATCGGGCTCGTCGTATCGATCCCGATGAGAGGCTTCGACCCGCTCTACCTGACCGCAGCGATCATCGGCTCTCTCCTCATCGGTGGGTTCCTAGGGCTCATCCTGGGTCTCACGCGTGGTGAACGGCGAGCGAGTGCCATCGCGTGCGCGATATCGCGACGTGTGCCGTTCGTCGAGGAAGCGGCCGTGTCCCGGGGGATGATTCGCATCACGGCGCACCTCAGGGTGCTGATCGCGGACCGAGCGCTCCTGGTCCGCGCAGCCGGATGGGCCGGCGCGAGCTGGCTCTTGTCGGCCGCTTCGCTCGGGGTGTTCCTCGCGGCGTTCGGGCACCGCGTCTCCGCGGACGGTCTGATCGTCTCGTTCGGGATCGCCAACGTCCTGGCCGCGATCCCCGTGACACCCGCCGGGCTCGGCGTCGTCGAAGCGGTGCTCGCGCCGATGCTGGTGGGATTCGGAACGCCTCCGGCCGTTGCCATCCTCGGCGTCATCGCCTATCGCACGGCCAACTTCTGGTTGCCGATCCCGGCCGGGGGTCTCGCGTACCTCACGCTCCGGAAGAGGAAGTTCAACACGCGAACGGGAGCCCAGAAACTT is a window from the Actinomycetota bacterium genome containing:
- a CDS encoding NAD(P)-binding domain-containing protein, yielding MAKVGVLGTGIVGRTLAEKIAGLGHEVVVGTRDPEALMTRTEPGARGLEPASSWLGANPGVRLATFSDSAAHGDVLFNATSGGAALEALGAAGAANLAGRVLIDITNPLDFSKGMPPTLLVSNTDSMAEQIQRKFADAKVVKALNIVSAPVMVDPAAVGGGDHDMLICGNDDGAKAEVTRILKEWFGWRSVIDLGDITGARGLEMYLPLWVRVMMSQGSVGFNIKIVK
- a CDS encoding sigma-70 family RNA polymerase sigma factor; translation: MRDAEAPSSEPIQEDIDLDLDDAVLIADVDEPIDPHEAAELARAAANVVGLGEIDTLGAYLRGIGRFTLLTAEREVELAKQIEAGELADKRLIGPKSQALSKRRKDEQLRREGERARDEMIQANLRLVVSMARKYRWTGVPLLDLIQEGNIGLMRGVGKFDWRKGFKFSTYATWWIRQAIQRGVADRGRVIRLPVHIHELLLRVGRTRVQQKGELGREPTDEEVAKSAWLPVDRVRELRGLAAHVLSLETPVGTDGDATLGEFVPDEEAGRGYDDVLSGIGRDEVLKVLATLNDRERRIVALRFGLTGEEPLTLEQVGQLFGLTRERIRQLEAKALAKLRHPSRSAALRVETE
- a CDS encoding ANTAR domain-containing protein, with protein sequence MPTLRVLIADGDEALRDRLARTVAELGHDVIARTASLSNVAAVTAAERPDVAIMIVQEGSDQALEMIGRIVREAACPVIAVLDVQNEDFIRQAASQGIFAYLTGGGDSSALQSSIDIVLRRFSEYHDLEGAFGRRAVTERAKGVLMERHGVDEQGAFNMLREEARRTQRKVVDVADAVLASHRLLKKLEPSAGDDPR
- a CDS encoding STAS domain-containing protein, whose amino-acid sequence is MSSTTLLVLTTERRNGVAVISFEGDIDIASVDRLEEELVAVERNETIGIVLDFARLEFIDSTGLHWIDRAHRRAALAGRILAVSNDSSAIKRTFELVGMGSLLNTQAVGGLLERFSSAGEIDDPLLPSARGGNHA
- a CDS encoding YbhN family protein; the protein is MPTLLRGAIALGALAIVGFLILPRLGDAGRAFALLDRISPGYIAFGIALEVAAVIAFAQLTRSLLPREKTPRLGATLRMNLSTLAVNRVVPGGTVAGWALSYRLLTRMGITGTDAGFALAARGIGSTVILNLLLWIGLVVSIPMRGFDPLYLTAAIIGSLLIGGFLGLILGLTRGERRASAIACAISRRVPFVEEAAVSRGMIRITAHLRVLIADRALLVRAAGWAGASWLLSAASLGVFLAAFGHRVSADGLIVSFGIANVLAAIPVTPAGLGVVEAVLAPMLVGFGTPPAVAILGVIAYRTANFWLPIPAGGLAYLTLRKRKFNTRTGAQKLRQAAGAADGVSVSASRVSGINGRSAAPPVRSWVGSEIPVRW